The Solanum lycopersicum chromosome 9, SLM_r2.1 genome window below encodes:
- the LOC101258188 gene encoding glutaredoxin-C11, producing MDKIRDLSSKRAAVIFTKSSCCMCHSIKALFYELGASPAIHELDQDSRGNEMALALRSLGCNPCVPAIFIGGNFIGSTKDVISLHVNGSLKQMLINAKAIWL from the coding sequence ATGGATAAGATTAGAGATTTGTCATCAAAGAGGGCAGCAGTAATATTCACAAAGAGTTCATGTTGTATGTGTCATAGTATCAAAGCACTATTTTATGAACTAGGAGCAAGTCCAGCAATACATGAACTTGATCAAGATTCAAGAGGCAATGAAATGGCATTGGCATTGAGAAGTTTAGGTTGTAATCCATGTGTTCCTGCTATTTTTATTGGTGGAAACTTTATTGGATCAACAAAAGATGTTATTTCTCTTCATGTTAATGGTTCTCTTAAACAAATGCTTATTAATGCCAAAGCTATATGGTTGTAG